Proteins encoded in a region of the Pseudomonas putida genome:
- a CDS encoding cytochrome c5 family protein, with translation MLAVPAAVFALWAMSATAATNDDIAKRLEPVGQVCVQGQECKGMEVAAAAGGGGAKTPDDIIAKHCNACHGTGLLGAPKIGDTAAWKERADHQGGLDGILAKAITGINAMPPKGTCADCSDDDLKGAIKKMSGL, from the coding sequence ATGCTGGCCGTACCAGCAGCCGTATTCGCCCTCTGGGCAATGAGCGCAACCGCTGCGACCAATGACGACATCGCCAAACGCCTGGAGCCGGTTGGCCAGGTGTGCGTCCAGGGCCAGGAATGCAAGGGCATGGAAGTGGCTGCAGCAGCGGGGGGCGGGGGCGCCAAGACGCCAGATGACATCATCGCCAAGCACTGCAATGCCTGTCATGGCACTGGCCTGCTGGGGGCACCGAAAATTGGCGATACCGCCGCGTGGAAAGAGCGCGCCGATCACCAGGGCGGCCTCGACGGCATCCTGGCCAAGGCCATTACCGGTATCAACGCCATGCCGCCCAAAGGCACCTGCGCGGACTGCTCGGATGACGACCTGAAAGGGGCGATCAAGAAAATGTCCGGCCTGTAA
- a CDS encoding cupin domain-containing protein, translated as MDVGERLQAIRKLKGLSQRELAKRAGVTNSTISMIEKNSVSPSISSLRKVLSGIPMSMVEFFSVELEPESPTQIVYKAHELIDISDGAVTMKLVGKSHPNRAIAFLTEVYPPGADTGAEMLTHDGEETGILLEGRLELVVGNEIFILEEGDSYYFESTRPHRFRNPFDQPARLISAATPSNF; from the coding sequence TTGGACGTCGGCGAACGACTGCAAGCCATCCGCAAGCTCAAGGGCCTGTCCCAGCGCGAACTCGCCAAGCGTGCCGGCGTGACCAACAGCACCATCTCGATGATCGAGAAGAACAGCGTAAGCCCCTCCATCAGCTCGCTGCGCAAGGTGTTGAGTGGGATTCCCATGTCCATGGTCGAGTTCTTTTCGGTCGAGCTGGAACCTGAAAGCCCCACGCAGATCGTCTACAAGGCCCATGAGCTGATCGATATCTCGGACGGTGCGGTGACCATGAAGCTGGTCGGCAAGTCGCACCCCAATCGTGCCATCGCCTTTCTCACCGAGGTGTACCCGCCAGGTGCCGACACCGGTGCCGAGATGCTCACCCACGACGGCGAGGAAACCGGCATCCTGCTTGAGGGGCGCCTGGAACTGGTGGTCGGCAACGAGATCTTCATCCTCGAAGAAGGCGATAGCTACTACTTTGAAAGCACTCGCCCGCATCGCTTTCGCAACCCGTTCGACCAGCCGGCGCGGTTGATCAGTGCGGCGACGCCTTCAAACTTTTGA